In one window of Megalopta genalis isolate 19385.01 chromosome 8, iyMegGena1_principal, whole genome shotgun sequence DNA:
- the LOC117217599 gene encoding cytochrome b5 isoform X2 translates to MSKTFTRSEVADGSGKEKTLIILHDKVYDVTCFLNEHPGGEEILQEHSGKDGSEDFDDVGHSKDAFDLMKKYVVGELVDSEKSNKNPKEGWASSYGKETQKKEEDGMNPLALGLVVAIFAAILYFVYL, encoded by the coding sequence ATGAGCAAAACGTTCACGAGGAGCGAAGTCGCGGATGGCAGCGGCAAGGAAAAGACCCTGATAATCCTGCACGACAAGGTGTACGATGTCACGTGCTTTCTGAACGAGCACCCCGGCGGCGAGGAGATCCTGCAGGAGCACAGCGGGAAGGACGGTTCGGAGGACTTCGACGACGTCGGTCACTCGAAGGACGCCTTCGATCTAATGAAGAAGTACGTGGTCGGCGAGCTGGTCGACTCcgagaagagcaacaagaacccgAAGGAGGGCTGGGCGTCCAGCTACGGGAAGGAGACCCAGAAGAAAGAGGAGGACGGGATGAATCCTCTGGCCCTGGGCCTCGTCGTCGCTATATTCGCCGCCATTTTGTATTTTGTGTACTTATAA